The following are from one region of the Malassezia vespertilionis chromosome 4, complete sequence genome:
- the OLE1 gene encoding stearoyl-CoA 9-desaturase (COG:C; COG:I; EggNog:ENOG503NU4E; TransMembrane:5 (o38-60i67-88o100-120i179-201o207-232i)) codes for MPRLEARLPRGNISYVDTILTKEKPLPRFQWKNVLWEIQWISFMALALPPLIALYGFATYPVQRATLLWSITYYFLTGLGITAGYHRLWSHRAYSASDPLQAFLMCMGSGAVEGSIHWWARGHRSHHRYTDTDLDPYGAHTGLIWAHLGWMIVKPRRKPGRVDTSDLKMNKFIKFQHRFYVPMILFWGLVFPTIVAGFGWGDWKGGFYFAGIARLVFVHHSTFCINSLAHYLGEASFDNKHSPRDNFITALVTIGEGYHNFHHEFPMDFRNAIFWYQYDPTKWFIWSMFKLGLASNLKVFPENEVNKGRLAMQLKNALEFKETLDYSKPASELPILTWDEFEAEAKKRPLIVVHGFIHDVADFMDEHPGGRALISSRLGRDATTAFEGGIYEHSNAAHNLLSMMRIGVLSGGYEPAKIRPSHIRTRSRTDSGFASRSTSQGSASDSDCVDESTHDEVSHKDGEIARAASQYVPPGEAYDILQHRELGENVKMESTSYGKLF; via the coding sequence ATGCCGCGCTTAGAAGCTAGGCTACCGAGAGGGAATATCTCCTATGTCGACACGATTTTAACAAAGGAGAAACCACTACCCCGCTTTCAGTGGAAGAATGTGCTGTGGGAAATACAATGGATTTCATTCATGGCCCTAGCGCTCCCACCGCTCATTGCTTTGTACGGCTTTGCGACGTACCCGGTACAGCGCGCCACACTTTTATGGTCTATTACATATTATTTCTTGACTGGATTGGGCATCACTGCTGGATACCACCGACTATGGTCTCATCGTGCGTATAGCGCGTCCGATCCGCTACAAGCCTTTTTGATGTGCATGGGTTCTGGCGCTGTAGAAGGATCCATTCACTGGTGGGCCCGTGGTCACCGTTCTCACCATCGCTACACGGATACGGATCTGGACCCGTATGGTGCACACACAGGTCTTATATGGGCACACCTTGGCTGGATGATTGTCAAGCCACGTCGGAAACCCGGTCGCGTGGATACATCCGATTTAAAGATGAATAAATTCATCAAATTCCAGCACCGTTTCTATGTTCCGATGATTCTATTTTGGGGCCTCGTTTTCCCTACCATTGTTGCTGGCTTTGGCTGGGGCGACTGGAAAGGTGGGTTCTACTTTGCAGGCATTGCGCGCCTAGTTTTTGTACATCATTCCACCTTCTGCATCAACTCGCTGGCGCACTACCTTGGCGAGGCGTCATTTGACAACAAACACAGCCCTCGTGATAACTTTATCACCGCACTGGTCACCATTGGTGAAGGATACCATAACTTTCACCATGAATTCCCGATGGATTTCCGAAATGCAATTTTCTGGTACCAGTACGATCCGACCAAATGGTTTATTTGGTCCATGTTTAAGCTGGGTCTTGCCTCGAATCTCAAAGTGTTCCCTGAGAACGAGGTGAACAAGGGCCGCTTGGCGATGCAGTTGAAGAATGCGCTCGAATTCAAGGAGACGCTGGATTACAGCAAACCGGCATCCGAGCTCCCCATCTTGACATGGGACGAATTCGAAGCAGAAGCAAAGAAGCGTCCTCTTATTGTTGTTCACGGCTTCATCCACGATGTTGCAGACTTTATGGATGAGCACCCGGGAGGCCGTGCCTTGATTAGTTCGCGTCTaggccgcgacgcgaccACCGCATTTGAAGGAGGCATCTATGAGCACTCTAATGCAGCACATAACCTTCTCTCGATGATGCGCATTGGTGTATTATCGGGAGGATACGAGCCTGCAAAGATCAGGCCTTCGCATatccgcacgcgctcgcgcactgATTCCGGCTTTGCTAGCAGGTCCACCTCGCAGGGTTCTGCAAGTGACTCGGACTGCGTCGATGAATCCACACACGACGAGGTGTCGCACAAAGATGGCGAAattgcacgcgcagcgtcacAATACGTCCCGCCGGGCGAAGCATACGATATTCTTCAACACCGAGAACTTGGAGAGAATGTGAAGATGGAAAGCACCTCGTACGGAAAACTATTCTGA